One Helianthus annuus cultivar XRQ/B chromosome 12, HanXRQr2.0-SUNRISE, whole genome shotgun sequence genomic region harbors:
- the LOC110892468 gene encoding uncharacterized protein LOC110892468 — protein sequence MTMSWSKIIEELGIPSNVKLRIIGAREKDGRTYNLPTAGEIAALIVGDIENVVDNRDIVVETRTGELKRISELHPSYLALQYPILFPYGDDGYRIDIPYRGVVDVVNKTRPKCTMREFFAYRIQDRINQFSLILNSKRLFQQFLVDAYTMIASERLRYIRYQQKDLRSDTYESLRKLRSKGQDDISKAGKRIFLPSSFTGGARYMMQNYLDAMALFVYTIEFQKRGLPHAHLCLFMEPEFKLPTVDHVDSFISAEIPNRDEDPELFILVKEYMIHGPCGNARLSSPCMVDMKCSKGFPKKFQDHTTLDSNGFPLYRRRNNGASVVKNKIELDNRSVVPYNKKLLKRYQAHINVEWCNQAASIKYLFKYINKGPDRATIAVVHGDNQPEEQPQDEIKEYYYCRYISACEASWRIFANEVHYRRPSVMRLPFHLPGQQPVVFGPDEDINSVLNKPSVKSSILTSEYGNQEKGKKSIGRIHSVSPSLGEAYFLRILLNKVRGPTSFDDIKTVNGKICDTYRDACYALGLLDDDSEYVEAIKEANLTGSASYIRNLFSTMLLSGSLSRPEVVWESSWRYMADDFVYRLAKYHRVTTLSIPDHQLKNYVLVEIEKFLLRNNSSLRRFESMPYPDMSSYGISDCRLIYEEQAYDTTYLGNLYDSQLTMLTDEQRSVFEEIMAAVNSDNGRIFFLYGYGGTGKTFLWKTLSAAIRSRGQIVLNVASSGIASLLLDGGRTAHSRFSIPLNLTEDSVCNIKPESDLSKLLHETKLIIWDEAPMVHKHAFEALDRTMNDVFNIDTSLNSEIRFGGKVIIFGGDFRQILPVVPNGGRQEIVNASLCSSYLWSKYLGEGNVGGPNDGEATIEIPRDLLITDPSDPIGSLIDFVYPSILENIDAHNYFSDRAILAPKNEVVHEINDRLLAMFPGEEKEYLSSDSLCPSEDVNSTQQRLYSPDVLNGLKISGLLNHRLVLKVGVPVMLLRNIDQRNGLCNGTRLQVKKLHNRVIEAEIISGSNIGTCTYIPRLNLIPSDKKISFSFQRRQFPLAVCFAMTINKSQGQSLSRVGLYLKQPVFSHGQLYVALSRVKTRNGVKILILDNNGKPTDKTTNVVYKEIFNEL from the exons ATGACAATGAGTTGGTCAAAAATTATAGAAGAGTTAGGGATTCCTTCCAATGTGAAACTTCGAATAATTGGAGCAAGAGAAAAAGATGGTCGCACGTATAACTTACCAACGGCTGGTGAGATTGCTGCTCTTATTGTTGGTGATATCGAAAATGTGGTTGACAATAGAGATATTGTAGTTGAGACTCGAACAGGTGAACTAAAAAGAATTAGTGAGTTGCATCCATCATATCTTGCACTACAATATCCGATTCTGTTTCCGTACGGAGATGATGGCTACAGAATTGATATCCCTTATAGAGGTGTTGTTGATGTTGTTAATAAAACACGTCCAAAGTGTACTATGAGAGAGTTCTTTGCCTATCGTATCCAGGATCGTATAAATcagttttcattaatccttaattCTAAGAGGCTTTTCCAGCAGTTCTTGGTTGACGCGTATACTATGATAGCGAGCGAGAGACTTAGGTACATACGATATCAACAAAAAGATCTTAGGTCCGACACATATGAAAGCCTCCGTAAATTACGAAGTAAAGGTCAAGATGATATATCTAAAGCTGGAAAACGTATTTTTTTGCCGTCTTCTTTTACTGGTGGAGCACgatatatgatgcaaaactaTTTAGACGCTATGGCTCTGT TTGTTTACACTATTGAGTTCCAAAAACGTGGTTTGCCTCATGCACATTTATGCTTATTCATGGAACCTGAATTCAAATTACCTACTGTGGACCATGTTGATTCATTTATATCTGCTGAAATTCCAAACAGAGATGAAGATCCAGAATTATTCATCCTGGTGAAAGAGTATATGATACATGGTCCATGTGGTAATGCTAGGTTGAGCTCTCCATGTATGGTAGATATGAAGTGTTCAAAAGGCTTTCCAAAAAAGTTTCAAGATCATACAACACTAGATTCAAATGGGTTTCCATTATACAGAAGGAGAAACAATGGTGCCTCTGTTGTGAAAAATAAAATTGAGCTTGATAACAGGAGTGTTGTTCCTTATAACAAAAAATTATTGAAAAGATATCAAGCTCATATCAACGTTGAATGGTGCAATCAAGCCGCGTCTATAAAATATCTTTTTAAATACATCAATAAAGGTCCTGATAGAGCCACTATAGCTGTTGTGCATGGTGATAATCAACCGGAAGAGCAACCACAAGACGAGATCAAAGAGTATTACTATTGCCGCTATATATCAGCTTGCGAAGCATCTTGGAGGATATTTGCTAACGAGGTACATTATAGAAGACCTTCTGTTATGAGGCTTCCATTCCATTTACCTGGCCAACAACCTGTTGTTTTCGGCCCTGACGAGGATATTAACTCCGTTCTAAACAAACCTTCAGTTAAATCTTCAAT CTTGACAAGCGAGTATGGGAACCAAGAAAAGGGAAAAAAATCAATTGGCAGGATTCATTCCGTATCTCCATCTTTAGGTGAAGCGTATTTCTTGAGAATTCTTCTTAACAAGGTTAGAGGACCAACATCGTTTGACGACATTAAAACAGTTAATGGTAAAATTTGCGATACATACAGAGATGCTTGCTACGCACTTGGTCTTTTAGATGATGATTCAGAATATGTAGAGGCAATAAAAGAAGCAAATTTAACTGGAAGCGCTTCATACATTCGGAATTTATTTTCTACGATGTTGTTATCCGGTAGTCTTTCTAGACCTGAGGTTGTTTGGGAAAGTTCGTGGAGATACATGGCGGACGATTTTGTTTACAGATTAGCAAAATACCATCGAGTTACAA CGTTATCAATTCCGGATCACCAACTGAAGAACTATGTCTTGGTCGAAATTGAAAAGTTTTTATTGCGAAATAATTCTTCTTTGCGAAGATTTGAATCAATGCCATATCCAGATATGTCGTCTTATGGTATTTCCGATTGTCGTTTGATATACGAGGAGCAGGCATATGATACAACATACCTTGGAAATCTGTACGATAGTCAGTTGACAATGTTAACTGATGAACAACGCTCTGTTTTTGAGGAGATTATGGCAGCAGTAAACAGTGATAACGGTCGGATTTTTTTCCTTTATGGCTATGGCGGAACAGGTAAAACATTTCTATGGAAGACATTGTCCGCTGCAATTAGATCAAGAGGTCAAATCGTCTTAAATGTGGCTTCAAGTGGAATTGCATCGTTGTTGTTAGATGGTGGCAGGACTGCACATTCCAGGTTTAGCATACCGTTGAATCTTACTGAAGATTCCGTATGCAATATAAAACCAGAAAGTGATCTGTCTAAATTACTTCATGAGACTAAATTGATAATTTGGGATGAAGCACCTATGGTTCACAAACATGCATTTGAAGCGCTCGACAGAACAATGAATGACGTTTTCAACATTGACACATCTCTCAATTCTGAAATCCGATTTGGAGGTAAGGTTATTATTTTTGGAGGGGATTTTAGACAAATATTACCTGTTGTTCCAAATGGTGGCAGACAAGAGATTGTTAATGCCTCCTTATGTTCGTCTTATTTGTGGAGTAAAT ATTTGGGTGAGGGTAACGTTGGTggtccaaatgatggagaagcaACTATTGAAATACCAAGAGATCTTTTGATTACTGATCCATCTGATCCAATTGGAAGTTTAATTGATTTTGTTTATCCATCAATCTTGGAAAACATAGACGCCCATAACTATTTTAGTGACCGGGCCATACTTGCACCTAAAAATGAAGTTGTTCATGAGATTAATGACAGGTTGCTAGCAATGTTTCCTGGTGAAGAAAAAGAGTATCTTAGCTCTGACAGTCTTTGTCCGTCTGAAGATGTAAATTCTACTCAACAAAGACTTTACTCTCCGGATGTGCTCAATGGTCTTAAAATATCTGGCCTACTAAATCATAGGTTAGTCCTTAAAGTTGGTGTTCCAGTCATGTTATTAAGAAATATTGATCAACGGAATGGATTGTGCAACGGTACAAGGCTACAAGTAAAGAAGCTGCACAACCGTGTAATAGAAGCGGAGATAATATCTGGTTCAAATATTGGTACTTGCACATATATCCCTCGATTAAACTTGATACCTTCTGATAAAAAGATTTCTTTCTCTTTTCAAAGAAGACAATTTCCACTGGCTGTATGTTTTGCAATGACCATCAACAAAAGTCAAGGTCAATCTCTTTCAAGAGTAGGTTTGTACCTCAAACAACCAGTATTCTCTCATGGTCAGTTGTATGTTGCCTTATCAAGGgtgaaaacaagaaatggtgtcaAGATACTCATACTTGACAATAACGGAAAACCTACGGATAAAACAACTAATGTGGTGTATAAAGAGATATTCAACGAATTGTGA
- the LOC110892469 gene encoding F-box protein CPR1-like — MEKLGSELIVDEIFMRLPAKAIGRFKCLSKFFRDELSNNNFEITHSRRIITSLQKKLLSLKDNTIIVDNIVGGNLQADTSKTIISPSNVHPSYLRVLASFKGLILICNERMFCELILWNPTTRRFKILADDYFDRNFERDASTGGMYFDDSNDLKVLHIKRYRNVLTVRVYSRRRESWRKINSFNVTNYASTYYSSSPGIYSGRNIYFMVSNYWFPPGERHMVAFDVVFETFSTIPFPEVLDLNPWQGHFLSIEMKLHVIVVGRSENLYDDLFKFEDEAWVKVFSFNTPHVVDYLERHRRNNIIQDNKWLITSIWGDIVEVDLSNESFEYLQHVDDYTGPKGALFIETTMSPIV, encoded by the coding sequence ATGGAGAAGCTTGGTTCTGAATTGATTGTGGACGAGATTTTCATGAGGCTGCCTGCAAAAGCTATAGGCCGTTTCAAGTGTCTATCTAAATTTTTTCGTGATGAACTATCAAATAACAATTTTGAGATTACGCATTCTAGGCGAATTATAACTTCGCTACAAAAGAAGCTTCTTTCCTTAAAAGACAACACAATTATTGTTGACAACATAGTAGGGGGTAATTTGCAAGCCGATACAAGCAAAACTATAATTTCTCCATCTAATGTCCATCCTTCATACTTACGTGTTTTAGCGTCCTTTAAAGGTCTGATCTTAATTTGCAATGAAAGGATGTTTTGTGAGCTCattctttggaatccaacaacAAGGCGCTTTAAAATTTTGGCTGATGACTACTTTgatcgtaattttgagcgagACGCTTCTACTGGTGGAATGTACTTTGACGACTCGAACGATCTCAAAGTTCTCCACATCAAACGTTACCGTAATGTTCTTACTGTACGAGTTTACTCACGTCGTCGTGAGTCATGGAGAAAGATAAATTCATTTAACGTCACTAATTATGCTTCAACATATTATTCATCGTCTCCCGGAATTTATTCTGGTAGAAACATTTATTTTATGGTTTCCAATTATTGGTTTCCACCAGGTGAGAGACACATGGTAGCTTTCGACGTTGTCTTCGAAACTTTCAGCACAATTCCTTTTCCCGAAGTTTTGGATTTGAATCCTTGGCAAGGACATTTTTTGAGCATAGAAATGAAGTTGCACGTCATTGTTGTTGGACGGTCTGAAAACCTATATGATGATTTGTTCAAATTTGAAGATGAGGCTTGGGTCAAGGTGTTTTCTTTCAATACGCCTCATGTTGTTGATTATCTTGAAAGGCATCGAAGGAATAATATAATTCAAGACAACAAGTGGCTCATAACAAGCATCTGGGGTGATATTGTAGAAGTTGACCTTTCCAACGAATCTTTTGAGTACCTACAACATGTTGATGACTACACTGGTCCTAAAGGAGCTTTATTTATCGAGACCACTATGTCTCCTATagtttaa